One Actinomycetota bacterium DNA segment encodes these proteins:
- the argF gene encoding ornithine carbamoyltransferase: MRHFLSVADLDRDRLARLLDAADRLRSNRRDAGVDHRGDLAGRTVVLLFEKPSTRTRVSFQVAVAELGGHPLALSSQELQLGRGETLADTAAVLSRYAHAIVVRTFAQDRVEELAAAAAVPVVNALTDHEHPCQALADLQTIRAEFGSLRGVSVAYVGDGNNVAHSLLLAGGLAGMDVRVGHPAGYAPDPGVVEQARTLGGAVAVTDDPLAAVDGADVVYTDVWVSMGQGDQVDQRRAAFAPYQVNADLFAKAAPRAVFLHCLPAHRGEEVTGEVLDGPASRVWDQAENRLHTQKALLLALLADGDGSG, from the coding sequence GTGCGGCACTTCCTCAGCGTGGCTGACCTCGACCGCGACCGGCTCGCCCGCCTGCTCGACGCCGCCGACCGCTTGCGCTCCAACCGCCGCGACGCCGGGGTCGACCACCGTGGCGACCTCGCGGGGCGGACCGTGGTGCTGCTGTTCGAGAAGCCCTCGACCCGCACGCGGGTGTCGTTCCAGGTCGCCGTCGCCGAGCTCGGCGGCCACCCGCTGGCGCTGTCGTCACAGGAGCTGCAGCTGGGTCGCGGCGAGACGCTGGCCGACACCGCAGCGGTCCTGTCGCGGTACGCCCACGCGATCGTGGTGCGCACGTTCGCACAGGACCGGGTCGAGGAGCTGGCTGCCGCGGCGGCCGTCCCGGTCGTCAACGCCCTGACCGACCACGAACACCCGTGCCAGGCGCTGGCGGACCTGCAGACGATCCGGGCAGAGTTCGGTTCGCTGCGCGGCGTGTCGGTGGCCTACGTCGGCGACGGGAACAACGTGGCGCACTCGCTGCTGCTGGCCGGCGGGCTCGCCGGCATGGACGTGCGGGTCGGCCACCCTGCCGGGTACGCGCCTGACCCGGGGGTGGTCGAGCAGGCCCGGACGTTGGGCGGGGCGGTGGCGGTCACCGACGACCCGCTGGCCGCGGTCGACGGCGCCGACGTGGTCTACACCGACGTGTGGGTGTCGATGGGTCAAGGCGACCAGGTCGACCAGCGTCGGGCGGCGTTCGCCCCGTACCAGGTCAACGCCGACCTGTTCGCCAAGGCCGCACCCCGTGCCGTCTTCCTGCACTGCCTGCCCGCCCACCGCGGCGAGGAGGTCACCGGCGAGGTCCTGGACGGACCCGCCTCGCGGGTGTGGGACCAGGCCGAGAACCGGCTGCACACCCAGAAGGCGCTGTTGCTGGCGCTCCTCGCAGACGGCGACGGGAGCGGCTGA
- the argC gene encoding N-acetyl-gamma-glutamyl-phosphate reductase: protein MAHRVGIVGASGYGGAELLRLLGAHPAIDVVAVAAHRQAGTPIRDLFPNLDTDAVFDAVDLDRLAALDLVILATPHGASIELAGELHTAATRLIDLSGAFRLSAEDFHDWYGEPHAHPDLTPAVYGLTEWARDAVSTAELVANPGCYPTAALLALLPLGELVEPGTIVVDAKSGTSGAGRGLRDDLHFTHLHGDFTAYGAPHHRHTVEIEHWFGRLAGVPSGPVSFTPHLVPMARGELATCYATVRDGVGADDVHGALADRYRDEPFVRVLDPGTFPHTKAVAGSNGCQVSATFDARTRRVLVVAAVDNLGKGAAGQALHNANLMLGLDETLGLTAVGLYP from the coding sequence GTGGCACACCGGGTCGGCATCGTCGGCGCCTCCGGTTACGGCGGCGCCGAGCTGCTGCGCCTGCTCGGCGCACACCCCGCCATCGACGTCGTGGCCGTCGCCGCCCACCGTCAGGCCGGCACCCCGATCCGTGACCTGTTTCCCAACCTCGACACCGACGCCGTCTTCGACGCGGTCGACCTCGACCGGCTCGCGGCGCTCGACCTGGTGATTCTGGCCACCCCCCACGGCGCGTCGATCGAGCTCGCAGGCGAGCTGCACACAGCCGCCACCCGGCTGATCGACCTGTCCGGCGCGTTCCGCCTCTCTGCGGAGGACTTCCACGACTGGTACGGCGAGCCCCACGCCCACCCCGACCTCACCCCCGCGGTGTACGGGCTGACCGAGTGGGCCCGCGACGCGGTGTCCACGGCGGAGCTGGTGGCCAACCCCGGGTGCTACCCGACCGCGGCCCTGCTGGCGCTGCTGCCGTTGGGCGAGCTCGTCGAGCCCGGAACCATCGTGGTCGACGCCAAGTCCGGCACGTCGGGGGCGGGGCGCGGGCTGCGAGACGACCTGCACTTCACGCACCTGCACGGGGACTTCACCGCCTACGGCGCCCCGCACCACCGCCACACCGTCGAGATCGAGCACTGGTTCGGCCGGCTCGCCGGTGTGCCCAGCGGGCCGGTGTCGTTCACGCCGCACCTGGTACCCATGGCCCGAGGCGAGCTGGCCACCTGCTACGCCACCGTCCGTGACGGGGTCGGTGCCGACGACGTCCACGGGGCGCTGGCTGATCGGTACCGCGACGAGCCGTTCGTCCGGGTCCTGGATCCGGGGACGTTCCCCCACACCAAGGCGGTGGCCGGTTCCAACGGTTGCCAGGTGTCGGCGACGTTCGACGCGCGCACCCGCCGTGTCCTGGTTGTGGCCGCGGTCGACAACCTCGGGAAGGGCGCCGCCGGGCAGGCGTTGCACAACGCCAACCTCATGCTCGGACTGGACGAGACGCTTGGACTGACGGCCGTTGGCCTGTACCCGTGA
- a CDS encoding acetylornithine transaminase, with protein sequence MDAAAHLTQLQDRFNAHLLPTYRTPPLAFVRGRGSALFDAEDRAYLDFVSGLAVTSLGHAHPAVTAAVAEQVATLVHTSNLFLTEPAVALAERLADLLGWPDGRAFLCNSGAEANEAAIKLARRHGLAQHRDKYRVVALEGSFHGRTLATLEATGQLAKHDPFQPLAGYVDHVAHDDPDALRAAVGEDTCAVLVEVIQGEGGVRAVPDAVLSTARDACDRHGALLIVDEIQTGIGRTGSWFAWQQTAIEPDVVTLAKALANGLPIGACVARGPAANAFAPSQHASTFGGNPVTCAAALAVVDTLEADDLVASAATAGKRLANALRGLVGAVPHAAGVRGRGLLLAVELDRPVAASVEAACRDRFLLVNAVADDLVRMAPPLTVTDDEIELAIAALSDALASVARAGQASSSAADADRAGSEE encoded by the coding sequence ATGGACGCCGCCGCTCACCTCACGCAGCTGCAGGACCGCTTCAACGCGCACCTGCTGCCCACCTACCGCACGCCGCCGCTGGCGTTCGTCCGCGGACGCGGCAGCGCCCTGTTCGACGCCGAGGACCGGGCGTACCTGGACTTCGTGTCCGGTCTGGCCGTGACCAGCCTCGGCCACGCACACCCGGCGGTCACCGCCGCGGTCGCCGAGCAGGTCGCCACCCTGGTGCACACCTCCAACCTGTTCCTCACCGAACCGGCGGTCGCGCTCGCCGAACGGCTCGCGGACCTGCTGGGCTGGCCGGATGGCCGGGCCTTCCTGTGCAACAGCGGAGCGGAAGCCAACGAGGCCGCGATCAAGCTGGCCCGCCGCCACGGCCTGGCGCAGCACCGCGACAAGTACCGCGTCGTCGCCCTGGAGGGATCCTTCCACGGGCGGACGCTGGCCACCCTCGAAGCCACCGGACAACTGGCCAAGCACGACCCGTTCCAGCCGCTGGCCGGGTACGTCGACCACGTCGCCCACGACGACCCCGACGCCCTGCGCGCCGCGGTCGGCGAGGACACCTGCGCGGTCCTGGTCGAGGTCATCCAGGGCGAGGGTGGTGTGCGGGCGGTCCCCGACGCGGTCCTGTCCACCGCGCGCGACGCCTGCGACCGGCACGGGGCGCTGCTGATCGTCGACGAGATCCAGACCGGGATCGGGCGGACGGGGTCGTGGTTCGCCTGGCAGCAGACCGCCATCGAGCCGGACGTGGTGACGCTCGCCAAGGCGTTGGCCAACGGCCTCCCGATCGGGGCGTGCGTCGCCCGGGGCCCCGCCGCCAACGCCTTCGCCCCGAGCCAGCACGCCTCGACCTTCGGCGGCAACCCGGTGACGTGCGCCGCCGCGCTGGCCGTTGTCGACACCCTGGAAGCCGACGACCTGGTCGCCTCCGCCGCGACGGCCGGGAAGCGCCTGGCCAACGCGCTCCGCGGCCTGGTGGGTGCCGTGCCCCATGCGGCAGGGGTGCGCGGGCGCGGCCTGCTCCTCGCCGTGGAGCTCGACCGGCCGGTCGCCGCCTCCGTCGAAGCGGCCTGCCGCGACCGGTTCCTCCTGGTCAACGCGGTCGCCGACGACCTCGTGCGCATGGCCCCCCCGCTGACCGTCACCGACGACGAGATCGAGCTGGCGATCGCCGCGCTGTCGGACGCCCTCGCCTCCGTGGCCCGAGCCGGCCAGGCGAGCTCTTCGGCGGCCGACGCGGACCGCGCCGGCAGCGAGGAGTAG
- the argB gene encoding acetylglutamate kinase, with product MAPIAPTDERATAAQAKAVVLREALPWITRFHGATVVIKYGGNAMVDEELKRSFAADVALLHFVGLRPVVVHGGGPQISEVSGRLGLQPRFVAGLRVTDEATMDVVRMVLLGRVNPELVRLIQTAGASAVGVAGTDANLLTVRPAAGPAGEDLGLVGEVDAVDPAVLLRLLDDGFVPVVATVGRGGDGVDRNVNADTACGAIAAALGATKLVYLTDVPGLYDDFGDAGSLLSEVPVDRLEAMLARDELHAGMRPKVTSIVQALHAGVPQAHVLDGRVLHAVLLEVFTDEGVGTMISRGP from the coding sequence ATGGCTCCGATCGCCCCCACCGACGAGCGCGCCACCGCCGCGCAGGCCAAGGCCGTGGTGCTGCGCGAGGCGTTGCCGTGGATCACCCGCTTCCACGGCGCCACCGTCGTGATCAAGTACGGCGGGAACGCCATGGTCGACGAGGAACTGAAGCGCTCGTTCGCCGCGGACGTGGCGTTGCTGCACTTCGTGGGCCTGCGCCCCGTCGTGGTGCACGGCGGCGGTCCGCAGATCAGCGAGGTCTCTGGGCGCCTGGGTCTCCAACCTCGCTTCGTCGCGGGACTGCGGGTCACCGACGAGGCGACCATGGACGTGGTCCGCATGGTGCTGCTCGGGCGGGTCAACCCCGAGCTGGTCCGCCTGATCCAGACGGCCGGCGCCTCGGCGGTCGGCGTGGCCGGCACCGACGCGAACCTGCTGACGGTCCGCCCCGCCGCCGGCCCCGCCGGCGAGGACCTCGGCCTGGTGGGGGAGGTCGACGCGGTCGACCCCGCGGTGCTGCTGCGGCTGCTCGACGACGGGTTCGTCCCGGTCGTCGCGACGGTCGGGCGGGGCGGCGACGGCGTCGACCGCAACGTCAACGCCGACACCGCCTGCGGGGCGATCGCCGCGGCGCTGGGCGCCACCAAACTGGTCTACCTCACCGACGTCCCCGGTTTGTACGACGACTTCGGCGACGCAGGGTCACTGCTGTCGGAGGTCCCGGTCGACCGGCTCGAGGCGATGCTCGCCCGCGACGAGCTCCACGCCGGGATGCGACCCAAGGTCACGTCGATCGTGCAGGCGCTGCACGCAGGCGTTCCCCAGGCCCACGTCCTGGACGGCCGCGTGTTGCACGCGGTCCTGCTCGAGGTCTTCACCGACGAGGGTGTGGGCACGATGATCTCCAGGGGGCCGTGA
- a CDS encoding argininosuccinate synthase — MPTPRLVLAYSGGLDTSVAIRWLAENKGYEVVALAVDVGQGDADANAHTGGLDGIRRRALDCGAVDALVVDARDEFAEDFLVPAIKANAVYMGKYPLVSALSRPLIVKHLVRVARETGATAVAHGCTGKGNDQVRFEVGTMCLAPDLHTEAPIREWGLSRDEAIAWAVERDLPVPVHKDSPYSIDENLWGRTAECGILEDPWARAPEEVFARTVSPRAAPDTPEELTVTFAEGMPVAIDGKELPIAQLIAEVDRRAGAHGVGRIDMIEDRLVGIKSRELYECPGAVTLLTAHRDLEDVCLEQELSDHKRTEEGRYAQLLYNGLWWGPLKRALDAFMDEASRYVSGDVRVELYKGSANVIGRRSDVGLYDESLATYSVDDRFDHTQAEGFVSLWGLPLKTWARRARETGQL, encoded by the coding sequence ATGCCGACTCCCCGCCTCGTCCTGGCCTACTCCGGTGGGTTGGATACCTCCGTGGCGATCCGCTGGCTCGCCGAGAACAAGGGCTACGAGGTCGTCGCCCTGGCCGTCGACGTCGGCCAGGGCGACGCGGACGCCAACGCCCACACCGGCGGGCTGGACGGCATCCGCCGGCGCGCGCTGGACTGCGGGGCGGTGGACGCGCTGGTCGTCGATGCCCGCGACGAGTTCGCCGAGGACTTCCTCGTCCCCGCGATCAAGGCCAACGCCGTCTACATGGGCAAGTACCCGCTGGTGTCGGCGCTGTCGCGGCCGCTGATCGTCAAGCATCTGGTCCGCGTCGCCCGCGAGACCGGCGCCACCGCGGTGGCCCACGGGTGCACCGGGAAGGGCAACGACCAGGTCCGCTTCGAGGTCGGGACGATGTGCCTGGCCCCCGACCTGCACACCGAAGCCCCCATCCGGGAGTGGGGCCTGTCACGCGACGAAGCGATCGCATGGGCAGTCGAGCGGGACCTGCCCGTCCCGGTGCACAAGGACAGTCCCTACTCGATCGACGAGAACCTGTGGGGCCGGACCGCCGAGTGCGGGATCCTCGAGGACCCCTGGGCGCGGGCCCCCGAGGAGGTGTTCGCCCGGACGGTCAGTCCCCGGGCCGCCCCCGACACCCCCGAGGAGCTCACCGTCACGTTCGCCGAGGGCATGCCGGTGGCCATCGACGGCAAGGAGCTGCCGATCGCACAGCTGATCGCCGAGGTCGACCGCCGCGCCGGCGCGCACGGCGTCGGGCGGATCGACATGATCGAGGACCGGCTGGTGGGCATCAAGAGCCGTGAGCTGTACGAGTGCCCCGGCGCCGTCACCTTGCTCACCGCCCACCGCGACCTCGAGGACGTCTGCCTCGAGCAGGAGCTGTCCGACCACAAGCGCACCGAGGAGGGACGCTACGCGCAGCTGCTGTACAACGGGCTGTGGTGGGGGCCGTTGAAGCGAGCGCTGGACGCGTTCATGGACGAGGCCAGCCGGTACGTCAGCGGCGACGTCCGCGTCGAGCTGTACAAGGGCTCGGCCAACGTGATCGGTCGCCGCAGCGACGTCGGGCTCTACGACGAGTCGCTGGCCACCTACAGCGTCGACGACCGCTTCGATCACACCCAGGCCGAGGGTTTCGTGTCGCTGTGGGGACTGCCGCTCAAGACCTGGGCGCGGCGGGCGCGCGAGACCGGTCAGCTGTGA
- the argJ gene encoding bifunctional glutamate N-acetyltransferase/amino-acid acetyltransferase ArgJ: protein MSGFGPRDRAALTRTEGGVTAPSGFRAGGVLAGLKRSGRPDLALVVSDVPAIAAVAVTTNRVRAAPCVITARNAADGHARALVVNSGNANACTGPDGLAAAEATTEAVATHLGIDPTDVLICSTGVIGVPLDLARLLAAIPRVVADLSDDGGGRAARAILTTDTTTKEVAYRVEDATGACTVGGMAKGAGMIEPAMATLIGLITTDAPLTPAVLRPIVRQVVARTFNRISIDACGSTNDTVAVLANGNATQPPTLATFRAALESVCADLARAVVADGEGTNKVAELHVVGARSEDDAVALARAVAASTLFRAALAGADPNWGRVLAAMGATDVDFDPERVTVRFAGVTVCRYGVATAFDRGQAAAALSKRDVEVTVDLGLGAAEATFLTADLTPAYVRFNAEYTT from the coding sequence GTGAGCGGCTTCGGTCCCCGCGACCGCGCCGCGCTCACCAGGACCGAGGGTGGGGTCACGGCCCCCTCCGGTTTCCGTGCCGGGGGGGTGTTGGCCGGGCTGAAACGGTCGGGGCGGCCGGACCTCGCGCTGGTGGTGTCCGACGTGCCCGCGATCGCCGCCGTGGCGGTGACGACCAACCGGGTGCGGGCGGCCCCGTGCGTGATCACGGCCCGGAACGCCGCCGACGGGCACGCCCGCGCGTTGGTGGTCAACAGCGGGAACGCCAACGCCTGCACCGGTCCCGACGGCCTCGCTGCCGCCGAGGCGACCACCGAGGCGGTCGCCACCCACCTGGGGATCGACCCCACCGACGTCCTGATCTGCTCCACCGGGGTGATCGGAGTGCCGCTGGACCTGGCGCGACTGCTGGCGGCGATCCCCCGGGTCGTCGCGGACCTCAGCGACGACGGTGGTGGGCGGGCCGCTCGCGCCATCCTCACCACCGACACGACCACCAAGGAGGTCGCCTACCGCGTCGAGGACGCGACCGGAGCGTGCACGGTGGGGGGCATGGCCAAAGGCGCGGGGATGATCGAGCCGGCCATGGCCACGCTGATCGGCCTGATCACCACCGACGCCCCGCTCACCCCGGCGGTGCTCCGCCCGATCGTCCGCCAGGTCGTGGCGCGCACGTTCAACCGCATCAGCATCGACGCGTGCGGGTCGACCAACGACACCGTCGCGGTGCTGGCCAACGGCAACGCCACGCAACCCCCGACCTTGGCCACCTTCCGCGCCGCCCTGGAGTCGGTCTGCGCGGACCTGGCCCGGGCGGTCGTGGCCGACGGTGAAGGCACCAACAAGGTGGCCGAGCTGCACGTGGTGGGGGCCCGCAGCGAGGACGACGCGGTCGCCCTGGCCCGAGCCGTGGCCGCGTCGACGTTGTTCCGGGCTGCGCTGGCGGGGGCCGATCCCAACTGGGGGCGGGTGCTGGCCGCGATGGGTGCCACCGACGTGGACTTCGACCCCGAGCGGGTGACGGTCCGCTTCGCGGGGGTGACCGTGTGCCGTTACGGGGTCGCGACCGCGTTCGACCGTGGGCAGGCTGCTGCGGCCCTGTCCAAGCGCGACGTGGAGGTCACCGTCGATCTAGGGCTCGGCGCGGCCGAGGCGACGTTCCTCACCGCCGACCTCACCCCCGCCTACGTCCGCTTCAACGCCGAGTACACGACCTGA
- a CDS encoding arginine repressor encodes MARAAGTVSKPDRQRLIVGLLHDHEVQSQEQLCDLLADHGVHTTQATVSRDLDELGAVKVRGASGALAYRLASDPAPATARDRLSDVVQRFVVEVHSSGNLAVLRTPPAGAGPVAAAVDLAELPGVLATVAGDDTVVVIAREGIAGRDLARRFRDLADLT; translated from the coding sequence ATGGCCCGCGCTGCCGGCACCGTGAGCAAGCCCGACCGCCAACGCCTGATCGTCGGGCTGCTGCACGACCACGAGGTCCAGTCCCAGGAGCAGCTGTGTGACCTGCTGGCGGACCACGGGGTGCATACGACGCAGGCGACCGTGTCCCGCGACCTCGACGAGCTCGGTGCCGTCAAGGTCCGTGGGGCCTCCGGGGCGTTGGCGTACCGCCTGGCGAGCGATCCGGCGCCCGCGACCGCCCGGGACCGCCTGAGCGACGTCGTGCAGCGCTTCGTGGTCGAGGTGCACAGCAGCGGGAACCTCGCCGTGCTGCGCACGCCACCGGCCGGCGCCGGACCCGTGGCCGCCGCGGTCGACCTCGCCGAGCTGCCCGGCGTGCTCGCCACCGTCGCCGGTGACGACACGGTGGTGGTGATCGCACGCGAAGGGATCGCGGGTCGCGACCTCGCCCGACGCTTCCGGGACCTCGCCGACCTGACCTGA